attagtaaatttgtttaatcaaattttaatcttacaattttcattttgctATACACTTAATAATTTTGACTATAtcttattaatgatatttaaattttaaatagtagtCTACACAACTTCAAACGTAATATGTCAcactaaaatcatatatatcgTATAAGGTTGaataaaattgacaaaaataagatGAAATTTACATagtaccaaaataaatatgcaATGATGAAAATTGAAGTTTATCGCGTTGAGTCTTCCACAACATACGAAAACAATTCTCTTACGGTCCTACCCCAAAgtgtaatattaaaaaacgaagagacaaaagatttgtttcaaattattggaaaattggaaataaaGAATCTCTTACTAATAAAAGATGCTAATTGAGGACTCTCAGACCATCTACATGAGCTTCTCAAACTTTAACTTCAGATTGTCACATTACCTTCTCAAACTTTATCCTCAGATTGTCACATCAGCTTAATATTTTAAGGATCCAATCGGTGTAAGTAAAcggaaaaaaaagttaggttTCTGAAGCGTTTGACCTCCTcgcctctctttcttttccagATTATCTTTTCGTCTTCTAAATTTCAtcacaacaaataaaattcaatagAACTAGCCTTCCTAATGATTTccaaaaacacatcaaaattAATGGATTAAATTTCAGAGAGTAATCCATCATATGTGCTTCTATTTCGATTGGGTGGCAAGCAGATCTTAAGCATTTGACACaaaattttgcattttattcttattttttggcATTATCTAATTCTtctgttctttgttttcttttggcatTATCTACCTGCATTATCAATTTGGTGACCAGTACAAGCCACAACAGGTATACTAAACGCTTCCCTGcagttacaacttacaagggATCTCTCCTAGATTATTAAAGTGGtcttatgatttttatgattttttttattataatccTTACGAATTGGTAAAAACGTAACCAAATATCCAGTTTGGAGTATGACCAAAAGCATGCTCGATTATTTGGATTACTTGTGCTTTTTGAACTCCACACGCTACTATTAGTCTTAGTGGTATCTATCTTTTTCACTAGGGTTTTTTGTTGGGTGTTATTGATGTTTAGCAAGTTcctattttttctctttaaatttCTATGATTAATACATTGTGTTTATAtcacattcattttttttattttttattttatcacatTCATGTGAAGACatagatttattttatgtttattatgagtcttttcaaaataatgtAATGAATAGATATAAAGAAGCTCATATATCTCTTACTGTTATGTTATTTGGAACGGTCATATTTCAACTTCTATCAGGTTTATCAATGTCGAGCTTTATCATTTCTTATCTTCTCAAGTTGTTAGAAAAACGTATTTTATAGTGATGGTGGGATTAACTTGCATCACTGTCAAGTATGAGGTACTCTGTTGTAAATTGCTTCAGACTATTGTTTGAAATCATTATGTTTGCTTGGAATTTTGTCAGCTTCATGAATGAGATAGCCGATATTTTTACGATATATACGTGAAACGAAGTTGTTCGTAAGAGGTGTTATTTTGGAGTAATGATAGGATAAGCGGATCAGTTAACCATACCTCAAAGTGTGAAAGGGAATTTGTCATTTATTttcctatcttttttttctctattacATTATACATACTTGGGTGAACGACCTGTGTCCCCCTAGCAAGTTTCATATATGACCATATCTACACAGATTTCAGATCTCGTTTCCAGTCCACATGAAACGAAAGTTAAACTCCAGTTCCCCCTGAAACGAAAGTTAAAGATCTCGGTCCccatattttctaatttcgtggtttattattggtttacTGTACCGGAAACAATATTAACCgataaataaaaacttcaaaaccgGATTTACCCATAAACCAACCCGAATTAGTACCCGTTAACCCCAAAAGTTCCCCAATTCTAAAAATCTCCAATTCTAGAAATCCCTAAAGcaacaaaaaccctagaaacctaatgaagaaaaaaggttaGAAATAATCAGTTTTAATCTTCAAAAAATTGACAATTCGGTTAAACAAAGTGatgcttttacattttttcaaaagtaattTGACTAAAGAAACTAAGTGTCAGAattcagaaaaacaaatttatttagaaaactCAAAATGATTGGCTTTAATCTTTCTCTCATACGTCAACGAAGACGAAACTCTTgtgttcatcttctttatatattcaCCATTAGCTCTAATCCAAGTCAGATCCAACACATACACGATAAATTCCAAAAGCACTGCTTGGTTTTCTTCACACCAAGTAGGTTCGTACGGGTAAGATCTTGACATAGTCCAAGGCCAGAGAATTCCAATTCCAAATCCGtccaaaacctaaaaatccTTTGTTATAGCTTATATTCATCGAAGGTAAGCAAAAGAGATTTGGGTCATCATGATTTTTTTGCTATGTTTGTCAATCGTACTCATATTAGAGCTCTGACTTATgttgaagattgaagaaaacagaCGTTGAAGAGATGAAATCGAAACTACGGttctaagattttttaatttggggATTCTTCTCATTCGTATTTATTTGGGTATTTCGGATTGTCAATGACTCGAATCGGATATACATTCGGTTTAATCGACTGGGTTTCTGATTTTGCATCAGGTCGGTACAATAAACCAATGATAAACCacgaaattagaaaatatggGGACTGAGGTCTTTAACTTTCGTTTTAGGGGGAACCTGGAGTTTAACTTTCGTTTCATGTGGACTGGAAACGAGGTCCGAAATCTGTGTAAATATGGTCGTATATGAAACTTGTTAGGGGGACACAGGTCGTTCACCCTTATATACTTATATCATAAACTACCTACTTGATCTCTCATTAATGTAAATTGATATAAAGCAGAAttagttgttaaaaaaaaaaaaataaataaataaatctttacAGGAACATTCGTCGACCAAGATTATATGTACTTTCAAATAACTCACTTTCCAtgactttaaaaaaacaattgttgaAACACAAGGTgctattaattaatttctgtCATATTATTACTCTCAACTAATGTTGATTTAGTCTAGCTTATGTCTTATTCCagatttatgatattgaaGGATACACATAAAGTGATTATAGATGCCCTTTTTAAATATTCTAGCGGCCTACAACCAAGGAATAATTGTGTTGATTGGGATATCTACTACCACCGGCAAGGTAGTAACCAGTGGCAAGACCGAGCAGCGACTTCTGTTTCTAGTCAAAGAATAATCGTTTtgctttctatttttaatgaCAAATTAACACATAAGTTGATTTTtcattaacataaaaatataaaatgtcaGATTTGTACCCGAACGTAGCCCCGATTATCCTCTAGTCATTACTTAAAAGTTTCTCCAAACTacttttattacaaaatatatgacCGAACTCCTCAAATAACTGTATATATAGACATTTATCCACATAAAtcttttatttccaattttccCAAAATAAATCTcattaaataaatacttttGGTTCGATCTGATACAACGGGCGATGTTAGACCATCCTCAACGCAGGGTTTTTAGatggatttttagtttaaaacccattaaaaataaatgctaaatttgatttattattaaaaactgCTCTTAACTAAGAGGCCCAAAgtagctaaaaaaaaaattgatcagcaaagttataaaataaatgttatattTTCACTCTCGTAGAGATGAGAGACCAATGATGAGCAAAGTTAgttatcaaaaaaaagaaatgatcaGCAAAGTTAGATATAACATCTCTCGAGATAACAATTTTGCCTTCCATTGATCCAATTTTTATGCTCTTTGTATCTCTTTCCTTATGGATTCTTAATATGTATCTGcataaagttttggtttttgctcTGTTATATCAATTACATTTGTCTCTTGTATTTCTTTGTCCCAATACACCAAACACGAATTATGAAGCTCTTGTATATCTTTATGCCaatacaacaaaaaccaaacaccaATTACACCAAGTACTGTCccatatcttctttttctccataaAACCAAGACAAATAAACTAAAAccatatctttcttttctccataaaaccacacataaacaaaaacacataaatttgatcacaaaacataatctaaaaccatattttcattttctccataaaaccacacataaaccaaaacacataaatttgatcaaagcacataaattttaaaccaaaacacaataaTTATGAATTgcaataattattaagtttgctaaaattaaaaatgttaatgattttcatttttaattttttttttaagaactcCAACTTAATATTCTACCATTGAGGATgcccaaaattaaaattcttaacaaaattcccaacaacaaaattttcaaaatctattaataaaatattttaaaaacttttgttaatAACCTCCCATTGTGGATGCTCTTAGTctagtaattaatttttggGATGaaattaatcataaaattGTCGTCACAGACACCCTGTTATGTAAATCTGctactaaataaatatattattcttttatcaACGAATAAACtacttataaatttatttatgggAAGAGAATAGTGGAGTGAACTAGATCTAGTAGTTGGTACAATTACGAACTATATTTTTAAGCTTTCCAATATACGGTTAATATGGTTACGGTAAATTAACTGTTACGGTTagtatattcttttttctatgtcaagaaacattttacatatacatacaaaatGATTGAACTCATTTCTTAAAAGTATTAAACCTACATTCAAATATAAGTATCAACCATATACTACTTAATTATCCAGGAAACTACACGGAATAGTTATGCTTTGATGATGAATATaattcagaagaagaatataattaataatattatattgcaacaaaaaaatttatcaacCAATTTACTCAAGGGTCGTTCATTAATATTATCTTATGTAGCATAACAACTTATGGGTCCATCCCATTTTTTAAGACtctaaaaaagtttaaaacaaaccaaagagaaaacattcGACTTTTCACTATTGCAGTATTTTGACAGACAACGATCTTCAGTACTTTGAAAAGTGGTTTCTGAACTAATTAAACTGTCGGACCTTTGTGACACCACCACAAAGCTTACCCACGAGAGTCAAGTATCCTGTACTATCCATGACTCTTCTAATTATCGCTTTGCGTTCAACATCCATACCAGTGACAAAAACCTGTTGAGGGACTCGAGGCTTTTCCAAGCGTTTAAACCATATGTAGACATTTGCACTTTTGGCCTCGAGTCTTTCATACAACAGCGCATCTCCAATACTAGTTTCTATCGCCACTTTCTCAATACTCAACCGGGACAGATCAGTctgcagcagcaacaacaacaactttggtgtgaataatattattattaacaaCAGTGCCAATCATGGTATGTCACTGATTCATATGCAAAACTTACATTAGTGATGAACTTATCATGTGCACAAAGTACAAGTTCCAAATACAGAGAAATCCAAGCAGTAGCTCGCCACTCTGATTCATTCATAATCTGCAAAAGCAATAATAACATATCACTACTACTAGCacaacaaaacttaattaatGTTGTGTCTTAATATATAACCTTACCACGTAAAAACGTTCTCTGTCTTTCAAAACATCATCTGAGGGCCAATCAGGCAATTCACCTTTGAAGATGATATTATCCGCCACTGCCCCACCATGATAGTGATGTATGAAGGGCTTCTTGGTGGTCACTGTGGAACATTGTTAATCAGCAAGTGAGATTTTATACTTGAATATCGACTTTTATagagaggagaaaaaaaaaaagcaataagTCACCTTCATCTGTAGTTCTTCTAGCAATAGAGACCGTCAAATCCAAACtgccaaatattttttcatcaatTCGAACCTGAAAGGTTTGAGGATGTGATGTGCCAGGAACACCGTAATCGTATGCTTCCAAAGTTATGTAGAAAGAGGCCACACAGTTTTGTAACATGTTGAATTTCATTAGGCGACCGAACTCGAATTTAGTCCCCTGACaggtaaacaaagaaaaatgaatcaatGTGGTTTAAAAAGCATCATGTCGTAACAAAGTACCAACCAAAAGAGACTAGATTTCGTTACCTTCAACATATTGTAACGATGAAGCCCAAGCTTAGCATAGTGCTTGCCCAAGACACGGTAAGGAAGCGGCGTATTGATTTCACAGTTGTGGGGAATCAGTCCATTGATCCTTCCATACATAGATGGTGGTATTTGAACACTCTCAATATCGAAACCCTAAGATCCCATTAGCAAAAATAATCTATTTTAATTTCGTGAAACACAGAACAATCCAAAAAATCACAATTATAGatcaattttataaacaataattaagaagatgaaagacTTACATCGGATTCCGCCACTTGTCGCCAATATTCTCTCTGCAAGCTAAAAAAATCATCTGTCGCCATTTACTCCTTATCTGATTTACGAAACAAACCCATACAAAATACGTTTCTATCTTTTTAATACgttgattacttttttttctgcaaTAGATGTAATAATCTGTGTAATACTCTGATGTAACTTGGTATAATTGCAGATTGATGTAGTCAATTTCGTTTTTAAGCAGCTTTGGAGAAGAGATTAATCAAAGATTTACCTCAATCGAAGAAATCAGAGAAACGAAACTCCTTGAGTTTGATGGAATTGAAGATCTTCGAGTTGATTTCGAATGATCGAGTTCTTAAGAGACTCGATCTGAGttatggagaagatgaagaacgaTCTGAGTTGTCATCACCACTTTGAGGGAATCTACGTGACATTGCATGGGCTATAAGGGCCCATATATGATCATCTTTGCTAAATGAGGCCCAACTAATAAACTTCAGCACTAAATCGTAAGAGAATCTCCATACACAGTAATAAATATTCTACGTACAGTTTGtgatataaaacagaaatcaaTTGGTATAGATTTAAccagaagaatcaaagaagatgaagaataaaaaaaacaagaatcaattTAAGAGAGTGAGTAGATATCGGAGATGGCTTTGAGAAACCTAATCCTCAACTCCAAATGCATAATATAATCAGCAGTCTTTGTTAGAAGCAGATCCGGTTGGTTCAATCTTCGCCCACCCGGTATAAGCACTCGGAGTTTCCTCATCTTTATCTGGATCGACCCGGATCCTGACCCACGAcccgttttcttcttcgtctgcTTCCTTTGCTCTCTGTTGGATCGTGACTCTTCCATTGCCTTTTTGCTTATGAAAACTGAGTTGTGATGCAATGGACGTGAGGGTGgtctatatttatatatcaaaatggttacaacaaaatgttttagCCAGAGAGACAGCTTCACATGCATGTATCTcagatttattttctcaaaactttATGACAGGTTATATGAACATAAAGCTAATCGTACGGAGAATGAAACAGGCTatccaaaaaatttaaaaacttagCAAAAGGTATGATTAGAACTAGCTAGGGATTAACAGAAACATCCCATATATATTAACacaatcaaagaagaagcttattCCCCtgaacaaacacacaaaaaaagaaatttatctACAGAGACACAAAAGACCACAGTTTAGCACTTGATGATGCACAACATAATATATGCACAAATTAGGATACGCTAAGCATGTGGATTCAGTGACTTAGTAGTTAGCACTCAAATGGTTTTATGTTTATGGCAAAAGATCCCATGTGATGCGATTAGGATTGGGTAAAACTGAACGGAAAAGATGTATTAGAGGAAGGACAAGTCAGCAACTTCCCTCGCGGGTTGTGCCGATCAGCCATTGTCTTTTCAGCACAAGGACTTGAgtgtttatcatcatcaacccGACTAAAAAGGAAAGACAAGTCTTCCCCAATCCGTTGATGGAGCAAAACCGGCTTTCTCCTTCCAATTTGTTTCATCCGTTTCTTGAAATAAATACTCTCGGCTTTGTTTGGGGTTTGGGATTATATAAGGTTCTTGGGGTTTCTTTTTGTACAAAAGATCAGATGTTTGGAATGGGAAGTAGAATATGTCTCTCTTGTCTCAGAGactttgaaagaaattttaattcaTAACCAATGATGTATTTACTACAGTTACAGTTTCGACTTGCAAATTGTGTTTGGATATTGGATCATGTCGTAGTTTGCATTTATAACAAGTCTTACTTGATCAACACATACCTCTTCTTTGAAACTAATTCCAACTTTTCTGATAGAAATTGTTAGCATATATTAGAGACATTCGAACATGTGTTGTATACCAATTACTGAATGTCCATTTAATGTGGTTGGATATGATTTTGAAGGAAATTTTTGACTCGAGAGATCATCGTGACTTAATTATTTAGAAGGCGACTTGGGAGATCATCGTGAGACTGTTAGAGTTCTCCTCACCTAACTCACTCGAATGCTCTTTTTGgagaataataatatttaaaagtcTTTAGTTTATTatcaaagaatcaaagaatccAAACGCACAAAATTAATAGCTTAGTTTATTATCTGATCCACATTTTCAAATGGATCTTAACATTACGCAGACGGCCATGTATACAAACGCCTAGCCGACGCGAGTTTGCTTTTTACAATTCGGGGACTCTTCTCCACTCTTGAGAGCCAGAGAACGCCTTTTGATATATTGACCACCACAAAGCTTACCCTTGAGAGTCAAGTCTCCTCTATGGCCCATGACTCTTCTAACTATAGCTTGGCGTTCA
This sequence is a window from Arabidopsis thaliana chromosome 1 sequence. Protein-coding genes within it:
- a CDS encoding hypothetical protein (DUF626) (Protein of unknown function (DUF626); CONTAINS InterPro DOMAIN/s: Protein of unknown function DUF626, Arabidopsis thaliana (InterPro:IPR006462); BEST Arabidopsis thaliana protein match is: Protein of unknown function (DUF626) (TAIR:AT1G23970.1); Has 197 Blast hits to 196 proteins in 2 species: Archae - 0; Bacteria - 0; Metazoa - 0; Fungi - 0; Plants - 197; Viruses - 0; Other Eukaryotes - 0 (source: NCBI BLink).) translates to MATDDFFSLQREYWRQVAESDGFDIESVQIPPSMYGRINGLIPHNCEINTPLPYRVLGKHYAKLGLHRYNMLKGTKFEFGRLMKFNMLQNCVASFYITLEAYDYGVPGTSHPQTFQVRIDEKIFGSLDLTVSIARRTTDEVTTKKPFIHHYHGGAVADNIIFKGELPDWPSDDVLKDRERFYVIMNESEWRATAWISLYLELVLCAHDKFITNTDLSRLSIEKVAIETSIGDALLYERLEAKSANVYIWFKRLEKPRVPQQVFVTGMDVERKAIIRRVMDSTGYLTLVGKLCGGVTKVRQFN
- a CDS encoding transcription factor (unknown protein; FUNCTIONS IN: molecular_function unknown; INVOLVED IN: biological_process unknown; LOCATED IN: cellular_component unknown; BEST Arabidopsis thaliana protein match is: unknown protein (TAIR:AT1G70270.1); Has 30 Blast hits to 30 proteins in 8 species: Archae - 0; Bacteria - 0; Metazoa - 0; Fungi - 0; Plants - 30; Viruses - 0; Other Eukaryotes - 0 (source: NCBI BLink).), which translates into the protein MHVKLSLWLKHFVVTILIYKYRPPSRPLHHNSVFISKKAMEESRSNREQRKQTKKKTGRGSGSGSIQIKMRKLRVLIPGGRRLNQPDLLLTKTADYIMHLELRIRFLKAISDIYSLS